The window tcttataaTTATAGTATCCTATTCCAGCTAGTACATTTGCCAAAATTGCTGCCCCTAAGATTGCTGACGAGAttatcaccttttttttgaaatcctttttcttcatatttttatcgaATGCGTCTAGGTTttctttcaccttttccagaaataaatttttacatgtgCATGGTGTGAGTGAATCCAGGGCCACAAAAACAGCCATTGTTAACAGCACTTTTGTaatcttcattttggctagcaaaaaaaaaaaaaaaaaactgaaaagaATTTCGACTAGGAGGCCTGAAaagggggttaaaaaaaaaaaaggtatgaATATTTGTAACGCGGTGACGtacaaagggggaagaaaaaatctgtCCCACTTCGTCACGCTTTTAATGGTGATACAGGTGGAGAGTATTTCGATAAGGCCACACAAATGTGTGTATGCATTGGGGgtgtttctcattttttctcatttttctcatctttcttattttttcccatttttcttattttttcccattttcccatttgttcacTTCCGAGCGAGTCGATACGCATCGATTTAGGTACCTGGTCAGGTCAGGAGGTTTGTCCTTGTGAACAGTGTGCaattgtgtgtgtgtgtgtactgCGCGACGGAGGGGAAATTATTACTCTAGAACATTTAGCGAATGAAACTCTCCCTTAGCGGTGAAGATGTACAAGCGCCCGCGAATGAGTATAACTGTGAATATCCTCTTAAGGGTTGAATATCGTCTTTGTCATGTTAGGCATTTCAtctatttttgcaattcctttttttttttaactttctgaatgaacattttgttgcacatttttttttttttcgaaaaataaaatttccacTCGGGGAGCACCAACCAACACATGAATGCATCGATAAGTCAATGCATCAGTGCATACAACCAtgcatgcatgcatacacatgtgtgtgtttctTCGAATGCACAGCTTGGTGCGCTGTCCGAGAAGGCAAATCACTGGGTTAATTTCCCCCTCGTATTTGACGCtccgccaaaaaaaataggcgCAATTGTAACTGCGTTTGCTCTCCAAgcgatattttttcccctaaaGGCAAGTTTAGGCGGGGACACCCGGCGAGTGCGCGCCATGCGTCGTCATGGTTGTGAGGACATTACATCACTACATTGCTGTTTTATTGCCATATTATTGCATTGTAATGCTTTGCACTGCTTTGTACTGCTTTGTACTGCTTTGCGCTGCTTTGtactgcattttttcaattttttttttcgccctaTTCATCCCTTTCGTGTCGTGCCGCTCACTTCGAGAGCCAAATGCAAAAGTGCAAACTCTCCGATACAGTACACGGAGCGCTTACCGGTCATTTACCTAAGTGCGCCCCCCAGTACCGTGAAAATATCTGCAAAAGTGTATAGTTGTATTGCTTACCTGGTTGCATTTGTcagaattatttatgtatgccGAGTGATTTAAGTGCTCAGAAAGGTGTGAAAGGAATACActcgggggaaaaaaaaataataataaaataaaaaaaaaaaaataataataataaaataataataataaaataataataataaaaataaaataaaaaaataaaatactaaTCCCCGCTGGGGACACGGGTCGGCCGAGCACACACAAGTGAGAAGTGTACAGACGCGAGGTTGACCACcgaggaaagggaaaaaatatttaccttTGCATCCTCATTCATTCATTGATTCGTTCAATCGTCACACTTGTGTGTGTTTGAAAGTGTCAACAACAAGGTTGCGATTATTTCTCGTAAATTTTTGCCATGTCAATTTGGAACCTCTCGGCAAAATTGCTCCATTTATCCTGATCGTTTTAGGGGCAAACCATGAGGATGCGAAAAAGAACACGCATAAGAATGTACGTATTCGTATGTTTGTGCATAGCAGTTAGGCATATGGATCTCTCCATCGCtacgtttttcattttcgacGAGTTAACAATTTGGCTACTCCTCATTGGGTGCTTCCCCCCATGGGATGTTTGTtccattgaaaaaaaaaaaaaaaaaaaaaataaaaaaaaaaaaaaaaaaaaaaataataataataataataataatcgCTATCTCAAAATTGGATGAGCCAATTGAATACCTCCCCCACAGCGTTCTTTTTGTGCTGAATAGAAGGTGCCTGTGTGGCGGTGCAGCGAAAAAGGTTATATCATTTATCTCTCAATATTGAATGTTGAAGTGATGGGAATCCACATAATTTGTGTTGTTCCTTAGGGGTAACATATTTAAGTGTACACTTTTTGGACGGTGTGTCCCGGTTTTAGGCTTCGTTGCATGGCCATCTGctccttcatttttccctttcggtGTTAACTCGTATCGGGATAAATGCGCAGGAAGGGGAAGATCCCATGTAAGGGGAGGGAGCACTGTCCTTCGAACACAGTCTGCAATGACGGAAGGGAGGAGACTGAatcattttattgttttttttattttattaatttttgtgaagGAATGGAATTTGTTTTAGTTTTACTCAAAATTGTGAACATGTCCATGTGTCGGCAGATTTTTGTAGATCGTCTATGAGTTGTGCTAGACTCGTAACACCTTCTGTGCAAATAACGCATATGGGTAACTGCACATTGAGGCGGACGGGTTGGTGAGCGTTTAATTGTCAACCTGGAGGTGTGAACGGAGAGGAGGGAGTCCCCCCAAAGAAGTAACTACATGGACCCATTTACCCCTTCTTATAGTGCACACGGAGGGTGAAGATAAGATAGCTATTGTAGTTATCCTTATTgggtgttaaaaaaaaaaaaaggattactACAATGGAGGGAGGAGCTCtctaaagaaatatttactCATTCGATGGTTCCACTGGTAGTCGCAGCTCAGGGGGAGATGGTTTTCAAAAAGGATGGCCCATGCAGGGGTGGACACTCAACAAGAGAAGAACGCCTCTTTCTACAAtacgttattttattttgttgccATTTTGGATGACCacgaagggggaggaagcctGTCCGTGCTTCCTCTTCTCACGGAGGAACAGTTTGAATACCGCAGACCGTTCAGGTGGAAAGGAATGTTAACATGATGTAAAAGGGAGCTATGGACTCTTCGGAGTgaactttttccttttcaccGCTTTTACGGATGAGCACATTTACGAGAGggataaataaaatagcaaagtagaaaaatagcaaaatgataaaagaaaaaaatatgcaatcGGATCGAGTGCATTTTGATTGATGGGTCCTGTTCTGGGACTACCTTTTCAGGGCACAGAAAGATAAACGTCAAatgaggacaaaaaaaatgttcactcCCAATTGGGAGACAATCCAAAATGAGGAATTCAAAATGGAGCGCTTATTTCAAATGGAATTCGAGTGATTCTTTCGGGAATAAAATTCCGCACTTCCGTTTTTGTCACCCCATTCGCTTCGTTTATTGCCGCGGCGATTGctattgttttgtttttctttgccATTTCTGATTTAATGAGCAAGTCGCGATGCGAAGCTGCATAGTCGGCAggtaaataaattaattaataaattaattaatatattgaTGAATAAATTGATGAATAAATTGATGAATAAATTGATGAATAAATTagtgaataaatatttcattcgGTCCAGAGCAAAATGCGCGCGTAGTGGCGGAATGATGAGGGGGCGATTTAATCTGTTGTATAAATTGCgctgagttttttttccccttaatTTGCTTCTACACAAAATAAGTgatttgttttccccttttttttattcgagcggagttgaaaaaaattatgcatatattacTCAGTCGCTTCTTTGCGCAgtttcaatttgttcattttggggTCGGAAGAAACgagtcgcaaaaaaaaaatatggggtgtttgtccttttttttcttttccattttatttttttttttttattttttcccccactaATAAATCTTTTAGAAGAAAagactttaaaaaatgacccCCCAAcaggcacaaaaaaacattcggcctcacatttttttttttcattattttggAACTGGGCAGAATAAGGGGACAACACTTTTGCATGCTCGCAGTGTATATGGGGCAGACAActggagaaaataatttttacaaaaatgcatGTATGTCCATTGGTACATCCGCGCgatgagaaagaaaaataaaatgaggaaaaacttGCGACATTTAACCAAACTGATTTGTTTCTCCCTTCCAACAATTTTCTCAATTTATGCTTTTACCGCAAAAATggtatgatttttttttttaaaaaggaattttttttttgttctattGTAGAGTAGACGTAGGATCGATGCGCTGCGCGAGGCTTATttacatgtacaaaaaaatgtatttgtCTACGCCAAAGtgcgataatttttttttcaaacggtAATGAAGCGTTTGTGAAAGACATCGGTTTTTCTGTGAGTGTCTGCACcaaggggaggaagtggcCCACaaagtataaatatgcataatatatatgcaaaaaaagatatgctttattttttgaggaCTCAGCccgaaacaaaaaaaaaaaagaaactctTTCGTCCCTTTGAGTAACGtcccatttgcgtttcaaaaaattcttgGCAATTCCGTTTAGcctaattttttcctccacaggtagatatatatttatgggTTTGTTCgtatagttttttttttttccaaaatttgtctacatttttgGCCACAGttttgtcaaaattttttccgcttctcattttttaagtagaAAAGGTGTTTTCTTTATCCCACCCGGTCGCGTTTCATCCGATTTAATCGGCTCAAATGGGGATCGCACGAATGTCTCCAATTCGAGTTCGGCCTAATCGAAAATTAGTCCTTCCTTTCatggaaagaagaaaattattttttaaaactcaCTGAATGATGtcgagaaaaaataatcagaaggattaaattttttccccaaaaaaagaaatacaaaaatgcagGACTGTTATCCCCTGAAGCCGATACTGTTTTATCCGCTAACGTTCCTAATTGGGAAGAACAATAAAATTTGGAAGGAGTCCCCAAAAAAGAATTCATTATtggggaagagaaaaatcacaagcgatgaagaaaaaaagaagacctTCTCggttttcaccttttccgaCACGGTTCTTTGCGCGTTGGTCCTCTCTTTGTTCTACGCATTGATACAGGTGagaaagaggggaaaaatgtggtggtccatttttttttttttttttttttctttttctctccccccccctcgttCTTCTGATTTGATCAGTTTGAGGAACGGATTTCTGAGCTCCCCTAAAAAAAGACCCCTCCCCTAGAAACcccatttcccccctcctttttctgtAGAATGTACATTGCCCTGGATGGCCAAGAGGCAGTTATGACAAAGTCGGAAATCTATCGAATGGTAGGAGGTGGAGAAATCATTATNNNNNNNNNNNNNNNNNNNNNNNNNNNNNNTGGACGCATTCCATCTCATGTGAAGGGATTCAGAAGACCCCATTTAACGGAGGACGGAGAATTGGCCTTTCacccaaaaaaaggtagtAGCAGAGATACAGATTTGTCACCAGcaattcaaaaaatatataaagataTGGAAAGATGTTTCTCGAAAAAGTACACAAATCTGTTGACTGaaagggataaaaaaaggtggattaaaaatgtgatgcTTTTTAGAAATTACAACTCGCAAGATATGACTGATGAAGAATTGAGCGAAAGGattgataaattaaaagggCCTGTAGATACTAAGACCATGATTTTTGTGTGGAATTATGTCCACGAccatgagaagaaaaaatatattctcaTGGTGGAAGGCATGCGAGAAACATGCAGAAGATTGGCTGACTATTACAATGTCCCCTGGGAGTACGAAACGGAGAAATTTAGATACGTTCAcgataaaatgataaaaatgttaatgaaaagagaaaattttgaaataaaaaacatcaagGATTTTGCTACTGATGAGCCTATATGTGCCAGATGGGAATTTCAGAGGTACCTAAAACTTAAGCGGAGGTCATGGGCCGATTTTACTCGGCGTATGGAAAGAAAGTGGACCAAAAAGTTGCAGCATTCATTTAGGAGCGGTAAATACATGGGCATGTATTGGATGTGATTTGAACCTGGACAAAAGGGGGTAGCGATGGTGTTGGCTATAATCCTTGGGCAAAGCCTACCGAGGTGCCGAGCTGCTCATGACGCAGTGCTTCCCCAGATTTGGCCCCCCTTTTTAGTGGCACCTTTAATTTCGGCGCGCTCGCAGCACGTGTTGTACGCGCGTGAAAGGGGAGGTGCCTCCGTTTCGTCAATTGtctttctttcattttgagttatattttgaattagTTTTTgagttatattttgaattacATTTTgagttatattttgaattacATTTTGAGTTATATTTTGCATTACATTTTGAATGTTTTTTTGACCCCATTTGAACCATTCTTTCTTGATAACCGCGTGAAAACATCTCCTTTAACAATTGTTTGCAAAATGGTCTGCAATTTGGAGGCGCCATTGGCGGTGGTAGACCAAGATGAGCGCCTACGAGCGAATGCACCGAGATAGCATCTACCTCGGCTGAGCACACTCTGCGGAGTAACCGCACCAGTGAAGATTCTATAGCAGCTGGCGTGAAATTGAATACATTTTGAGGGAAAATGTACACACAGTGCGAATACGTCGAAGGGTAACTTCTTTATCCCATCATTAATTTTAGGCATAGATCGTTTTGAGGAGAATCCCTTGTGATACATAATAAGGTACGTTTCTTAAAATACAAacttaggaaaaaaaaaaaaataaataaaaaaaaaaaaaaataaaataaataaataaagaaggaaggaaggaaagaaagaaaaaaaaacggtgcaacattttaaaacggaatttttttctttcNNNNNNNNNNNNNNNNNNNNNNNNNNNNNNNNNNNNNNNNNNNNNNNNNNNNNNNNNNNNNNNNNNNNNNNNNNNNNNNNNNNNNNNNNNNNNNNNNNNNNNNNNNNNNNNNNNNNNNNNNNNNNNNNNNNNNNNNNNNNNNNNNNNNNNNNNNNNNNNNNNNNNNNNNNNNNNNNNNNNNNNNNNNNNNNNNNNNNNNNNNNNNNNNNNNNNNNNNNNNNNNNNNNNNNNNNNNNNNNNNNNNNNNNNNNNNNNNNNNNNNNNNNNNNNNNNNNNNNNNNNNNNNNNNNNNNNNNNNNNNNNNNNNNNNNNNNNNNNNNNNNNNNNNNNNNNNNNNNNNNNNNNNNNNNNNNNNNNNNNNNNNNNNNNNNNNNNNNNNNNNNNNNNNNNNNNNNNNNNNNNNNNNNNNNNNNNNNNNNNNNNNNNNNNNNNNNNNNNNNNNNNNNNNNNNNNNNNNNNNNNNNNNNNNNNNNNNNNNNNNNNNNNNNNNNNNNNNNNNNNNNNNNNNNNCTACTGCCATGTCTTAAGTTTCTGTCTGCAATTctgaacatttttatcacGCTTTTCATGTGTGACAGCTTCGCCAGTTTTATCCCGTAGTAAATACCCATCAAGACGTAGATGTATAAGAAAATGCAGGTGACAATAATGCCGAGGGCAGGCAAAGTGTACATGACTGGTGGGgccataaaataaaacatgtaGGTCATCACTAATAGGTAGAGTATACCGTTGGCTACTAACGGAGAGAACACTCTGTATTTGTCCATGTTTCTTAAAAGCTTGTCGGTAAATCCCCGGTCGGAGAAGGAACTACTGGCTCTAAGACTCTTGTTTTTGAAGAAACGCAAGAGTTCCAATTCGAACCAGTAATCCAATTTCTTTAGAAAACGACCTATGGATGAtcctcttttcatttcctttacCATGGCAAACCTTTCTAAGTCTTTAACAAATTTGGTGTCTAATATTTCTTTGCCTAGGTTTTCGTAATAACCTCTTTTTAGAGCTTCTAGTCTAgccttaattatttttcatttttttctgtaatggTATCTTGTACGTAATATTTATCATCAAGGCTTATTGATCCCCTACTACCGTTGTCACTTAGCTCGAgttcaaattctttttctaaataatCATCTAGTTGGATCGAATCCATAGTTGTTGTGGAGTCATTGCTGGTGCTGTCGAGGCTTTGAGACTCTGTGGAAGCGTTATCATCGCTTCGTATGCTTAGCGACTCCGAAGATGCGTCATCATCGCTTCGTAAGCTTAGCGACTTCGTGGATGCATCATCATCACTTCGTAAGCTTAGCGACCCCGAAGATGCGTCATCATCGCTTCGTAAGCTTAGCGACTTCGTGGAACTGCCATTGtccatttttctatttaGTGATCCTGTGGAACTGATCGTGTTAATTGCTCCACTTAGCGAGCCTGTGGAACCGTTAATTTCGATTGACAAATTTAGCGAGTCGGTAGATTCGACCTTAAAGCGTCCTGTATTTGCATACTTCTTATGTTTGCCTTGGCGTTGCGATGCATTGGCTCCTTTTCCCGAGTTGCTACTTTGCGTTAACTCATCAAGCAACTTTCCATTACTTAATGTAGattccacgttttttttgcgtttctcCTCTTGTATCAACTCGTTTAATCGATCTTTAATCGTTTCGTCATCATCGTGGAGTATGTTGACTAGCCTTTCTCGTAGCACAGCATCTTGTGCGTGTCTCTCTACTGCCGTGCCTCCCTTTAAAAGTCTTCCCCTGAGTTCACCCAATGTGTTATTCAAGTTACTCGTGCTGGATGAGTTTCTAAAGGAGGAGGActgcgggggggaaaggggatgaaaaaaatattttgcattttgcgAATGGGCATGAATACAGCGCGTTTATTTGCAAAGTGTCATGAGAAAATACGAGTCATATGtaggaagagaaaaacgaaagtTTATCATTTGATTATATAGTACGGTTTAGGTGCCGTTTTGCTGAGCGCCTTTGTCAGTTGGCCTACCTGGAAGGGATACTTCCAAGCGCAGACAATGAGGAAGAAGGTAAAAACCTTCGTGGAAAGGATAAGGGGATTATTAGTTTTTTCTTGCATGTTCCATATGTTAGAAGTTGATAAACCATTAGGGGAACgcgaaaatatattttttcagaaTAAGCTGTTTGGGTAACCCTTTTTTCTATGCTAATTCGCAGTGACGTAATAAGTTggtgaattattttattttatttaattttttttttttNNNNNNNNNNNNNNNNNNNNNNNNNNNNNNNNNNNNNNNNNNNNNNNNNNNNNNNNNNNNNNNNNNNNNNNNNNNNNNNNNNNNNNNNNNNNNNNNNNNNNNNNNNNNNNNNNNNNNNNNNNNNNNNNNNNNNNNNNNNNNNNNNNNNNNNNNNNNNNNNNNNNNNNNNNNNNNNNNNNNNNNNNNNNNNNNNNNNNNNNNNNNNNNNNNNNNNNNNNNNNNNNNNNNNNNNNNNNNNNNNNNNNNNNNNNNNNNNNNNNNNNNNNNNNNNNNNNNNNNNNNNNNNNNNNNNNNNNNNNNNNNNNNNNNNNNNNNNNNNNNNNNNNNNNNNNNNNNNNNNNNNNNNNNNNNNNNNNNNNNNNNNNNNNNNNNNNNNNNNNNNNNNNNNNNNNNNNNNNNNNNNNNNNNNNNNNNNNNNNNNNNNNNNNNNNNNNNNNNNNNNNNNNNNNNNNNNNNNNNNNNNNNNNNNNNNNNNNNNNNNNNNNNNNNNNNNNNNNNNNNNNNNNNNNNNNNNNNNNNNNNNNNNNNNNNNNNNNNNNNNNNNNNNNNNNNNNNNNNNNNNNNNNNNNNNNNNNNNNNNNNNNNNNNNNNNNNNNNNNNNNNNNNNNNNNNNNNNNNNNNNNNNNNNNNNNNNNNNNNNNNNNNNNNNNNNNNNNNNNNNNNNNNNNNNNNNNNNNNNNNNNNNNNNNNNNNNNNNNNNNNNNNNNNNNNNNNNNNNNNNNNNNNNNNNNNNNNNNNNNNNNNNNNNNNNNNNNNNNNNNNNNNNNNNNNNNNNNNNNNNNNNNNNNNNNNNNNNNNNNNNNNNNNNNNNNNNNNNNNNNNNNNNNNNNNNNNNNNNNNNNNNNNNNNNNNNNNNNNNNNNNNNNNNNNNNNNNNNNNNNNNNNNNNNNNNNNNNNNNNNNNNNNNNNNNNNNNNNNNNNNNNNNNNNNNNNNNNNNNNNNNNNNNNNNNNNNNNNNNNNNNNNNNNNNNNNNNNNNNNNNNNNNNNNNNNNNNNNNNNNNNNNNNNNNNNNNNNNNNNNNNNNNNNNNNNNNNNNNNNNNNNNNNNNNNNNNNNNNNNNNNNNNNNNNNNNNNNNNNNNNNNNNNNNNNNNNNNNNNNNNNNNNNNNNNNNNNNNNNNNNNNNNNNNNNNNNNNNNNNNNNNNNNNNNNNNNN of the Plasmodium cynomolgi strain B DNA, chromosome 7, whole genome shotgun sequence genome contains:
- a CDS encoding phist protein (Pf-fam-b;~putative); this translates as MQDCYPLKPILFYPLTFLIGKNNKIWKESPKKNSLLGKRKITSDEEKKKTFSVFTFSDTVLCAMYIALDGQEAVMTKSEIYRMGFRRPHLTEDGELAFHPKKGSSRDTDLSPAIQKIYKDMERCFSKKYTNLLTERDKKRWIKNVMLFRNYNSQDMTDEELSERIDKLKGPVDTKTMIFVWNYVHDHEKKKYILMVEGMRETCRRLADYYNVPWEYETEKFRYVHDKMIKMLMKRENFEIKNIKDFATDEPICARWEFQRYLKLKRRSWADFTRRMERKWTKKLQHSFRSGKYMGMYWM
- a CDS encoding hypothetical protein (putative), which produces MQEKTNNPLILSTKVFTFFLIVCAWKYPFQSSSFRNSSSTSNLNNTLGELRGRLLKGGTAVERHAQDAVLRERLVNILHDDDETIKDRLNELIQEEKRKKNVESTLSNGKLLDELTQSSNSGKGANASQRQGKHKKYANTGRFKVESTDSLNLSIEINGSTGSLSGAINTISSTGSLNRKMDNGSSTKSLSLRSDDDASSGSLSLRSDDDASTKSLSLRSDDDASSESLSIRSDDNASTESQSLDSTSNDSTTTMDSIQLDDYLEKEFELELSDNGSRGSISLDDKYYVQDTITEKNEK